One Rhodobacteraceae bacterium M385 genomic region harbors:
- a CDS encoding ATP-binding cassette domain-containing protein, translated as MLHLENIRVRQGSFTLSAHLTVPEGARVALMGASGSGKSTLLSMLSGFLWPDEGRVSMKGTDVTRLPVADRPVSILFQDGNLFPHLNAFDNIALGIAPNLNLSAADKARVEGALKKVDLDGMAGRMPAELSGGQQSRVALARMLLRDKPVALLDEPFSALDPGLRREMLGLVRTLCDETGQTLMMATHDLRDAERLCDRVLLLEAGEVALNADLGEAIADKAPALQPWM; from the coding sequence ATGCTGCATCTTGAGAACATCCGCGTGCGCCAAGGCAGCTTTACGCTATCGGCGCATCTTACAGTGCCCGAGGGGGCGCGGGTCGCATTGATGGGCGCGTCGGGCAGCGGCAAGTCCACGCTGCTGTCCATGTTGTCGGGGTTCCTCTGGCCCGATGAAGGGCGCGTGTCGATGAAGGGCACAGACGTGACCAGATTGCCGGTGGCGGATCGGCCCGTCTCGATCCTGTTCCAGGACGGCAATCTGTTCCCGCATCTGAACGCCTTTGACAACATCGCCCTTGGGATTGCTCCGAACCTGAACCTGAGCGCGGCGGACAAGGCGCGGGTGGAGGGGGCCTTGAAGAAGGTCGATCTGGATGGAATGGCGGGGCGTATGCCTGCGGAATTGTCCGGCGGTCAACAAAGCCGCGTCGCCCTTGCCCGGATGCTGCTGCGCGACAAACCTGTGGCGCTTCTGGATGAGCCGTTCTCGGCCCTCGACCCCGGCTTGCGGCGCGAGATGTTGGGGCTGGTGCGGACCCTGTGCGACGAGACCGGCCAAACGCTGATGATGGCGACACACGATTTGCGCGATGCGGAACGCCTGTGCGACCGGGTGCTGCTGCTGGAAGCGGGAGAGGTGGCGTTGAACGCTGATTTGGGCGAAGCGATCGCGGATAAGGCGCCGGCCTTGCAACCTTGGATGTAG
- a CDS encoding thiamine/thiamine pyrophosphate ABC transporter permease ThiP, with the protein MAKRAQPVTLTQTIGGVFTLLVALAILAPLGAVIFRAEGFSDLRAADWAAVRFTLLQAALSAFVSCIAAIPVARALARRKFLGRGAYISLMGAPFILPVIVAVMGLLAIFGRAGWLNAALEGIGAGTVEIYGMVGVVMAHVFLNLPLATRLLLQAWLAVPAERIRLAHSLNFTAQDMRRHFGWPLLRATLPGAALVIFLICTTSFAVALILGGGPAATTIELAIYQAFQFDFDLGRAALLGMVQVAICVGAGLIVWRFANATEFGGGLDRPAMPWPGDRPLSRGIDAAALILAGAFLLLPLAAVAGQGIGAVTGLPISTWEAALRSVLLALASTALAVTLALPIALLIAGKPTRAGLEGVGLLSIAVSPLVIGTGLFLIVFPIANPVTLSLPITGLVNALVALPFLLRALIPAAKQAEATQGRLADALGMRGMARLRHAILPRLRRPLGFGAGLAAAFSMGDLGVIALFSAQGQETLPLEMYRLFGSYRTNDAQGAAVLLMALSLGMFWLFDQGGRANAAS; encoded by the coding sequence ATGGCAAAACGCGCTCAGCCAGTAACGCTGACCCAGACCATCGGCGGGGTTTTTACCTTGCTGGTGGCGCTGGCCATTCTTGCCCCCCTCGGCGCGGTGATCTTCCGGGCCGAGGGGTTTTCTGACCTGCGTGCAGCCGATTGGGCGGCCGTGCGGTTCACGCTGCTGCAAGCGGCCCTTTCGGCGTTCGTGTCCTGCATCGCGGCAATCCCCGTGGCGCGCGCCCTTGCTCGGCGCAAGTTTCTCGGGCGCGGCGCCTATATCTCGCTGATGGGGGCGCCCTTTATCCTGCCGGTGATTGTCGCCGTGATGGGGCTTCTGGCGATCTTTGGGCGGGCCGGTTGGCTGAATGCGGCGCTGGAGGGCATTGGCGCGGGTACGGTCGAGATTTACGGGATGGTGGGCGTTGTCATGGCCCATGTGTTCCTGAACCTGCCTTTGGCAACGCGGCTGTTGCTGCAAGCGTGGCTTGCGGTCCCGGCAGAGCGGATCAGGCTGGCCCATTCGCTGAACTTCACTGCTCAGGACATGCGCCGCCATTTTGGCTGGCCGCTGTTGCGGGCCACCCTTCCCGGTGCGGCCTTGGTGATTTTTCTGATCTGCACCACCAGTTTCGCCGTCGCCCTGATCCTTGGCGGAGGCCCCGCCGCCACCACGATCGAGCTGGCGATTTACCAAGCCTTTCAATTCGACTTCGACCTTGGCCGCGCGGCCCTTCTGGGGATGGTCCAAGTGGCCATCTGCGTTGGCGCGGGGTTGATCGTGTGGCGTTTTGCCAATGCGACCGAATTCGGCGGCGGGCTGGATCGCCCGGCAATGCCGTGGCCCGGTGACAGGCCGCTGTCGCGCGGCATCGACGCAGCCGCGCTGATCCTTGCGGGCGCGTTCCTTCTGTTGCCGCTGGCCGCTGTCGCCGGGCAAGGCATCGGCGCGGTCACGGGCCTGCCAATCTCGACGTGGGAGGCGGCGCTGCGCTCGGTCCTGCTGGCGCTGGCCTCCACCGCTCTGGCGGTGACGCTGGCCCTGCCCATCGCGCTGTTGATCGCGGGCAAACCCACCCGCGCGGGGTTGGAGGGCGTGGGTCTTCTGTCCATCGCCGTGTCGCCCCTGGTGATCGGGACGGGCCTGTTCCTGATCGTCTTTCCCATCGCTAACCCGGTGACGCTATCGCTGCCCATCACCGGCCTTGTGAATGCGCTGGTGGCGCTGCCTTTCCTTTTGCGGGCCCTGATCCCTGCCGCAAAGCAGGCAGAGGCCACACAGGGCCGCCTTGCCGACGCCTTGGGGATGCGCGGCATGGCCCGCCTGCGCCACGCGATCCTGCCGCGTCTGCGCCGCCCCTTGGGCTTTGGCGCGGGGTTAGCCGCGGCGTTTTCCATGGGAGACCTCGGGGTGATCGCTTTGTTCTCGGCCCAAGGGCAAGAGACGCTTCCGCTGGAGATGTATCGCCTGTTCGGCTCCTACCGCACCAATGACGCGCAGGGGGCGGCGGTGCTGTTGATGGCTCTGTCCTTGGGCATGTTCTGGCTATTTGACCAAGGGGGTCGCGCCAATGCTGCATCTTGA
- the thiB gene encoding thiamine ABC transporter substrate binding subunit: protein MTLTNTTIIAAGLTLLTGAAFAQEPVLTVYTYDSFNSDWGPGPGVEVAFEEICGCDLQFTSTGDGAALLARLRLEGERSEADVVLGIDTNLTAAATEAGLMAEHGVTTDALTLPVEWNDPYFLPFDWGYFAFVHRANMENVPASFEALAASETSIVIQDPRSSTPGLGLLMWVQNAYGDAAPAIWEALADNVVTVTPGWSEAYGLFLEGEADMVLSYTTSPAYHLIAEEDDSYASASFSEGHYMQVEVGGVLQTADNPELAQQFIEFMVSPAFQTVIPETNWMYPAALPAESLPEGFGTLTQPETALIFSAAEAAAVRDEALATWQNALSQ, encoded by the coding sequence ATGACTCTCACCAACACCACCATCATCGCTGCGGGTCTGACCCTTTTGACGGGGGCTGCCTTTGCGCAAGAGCCCGTCTTGACGGTCTACACCTACGACAGCTTCAATTCCGATTGGGGCCCCGGCCCCGGTGTCGAAGTCGCGTTTGAGGAAATCTGCGGATGCGACTTGCAGTTCACCTCGACCGGTGACGGAGCGGCGCTTCTGGCGCGGCTACGGCTGGAGGGCGAACGGTCCGAGGCCGATGTCGTCCTGGGCATCGACACCAACCTGACCGCCGCCGCCACTGAGGCGGGCTTGATGGCGGAACATGGCGTCACCACCGATGCATTGACCCTGCCCGTTGAATGGAACGACCCCTACTTCCTGCCGTTTGATTGGGGCTACTTTGCCTTCGTTCACCGCGCAAATATGGAAAACGTGCCTGCCAGCTTTGAGGCGCTTGCCGCATCGGAAACCTCCATCGTGATCCAAGACCCCCGGTCCTCGACCCCCGGTCTGGGCCTGCTGATGTGGGTGCAGAACGCCTATGGCGACGCTGCCCCCGCGATCTGGGAAGCGCTGGCCGACAACGTCGTGACGGTGACCCCCGGCTGGTCCGAGGCCTACGGCCTGTTCCTAGAGGGCGAGGCAGATATGGTTCTGTCTTACACCACCTCTCCTGCCTACCACCTGATCGCGGAAGAGGACGACAGCTACGCTTCTGCCTCTTTCAGCGAAGGCCACTACATGCAGGTCGAAGTTGGTGGCGTTCTGCAAACCGCCGACAACCCAGAGCTGGCGCAGCAATTCATCGAATTCATGGTATCTCCGGCGTTCCAGACGGTCATTCCAGAGACCAACTGGATGTATCCCGCGGCCTTGCCAGCCGAGAGCTTGCCAGAAGGCTTCGGGACACTGACGCAGCCAGAAACGGCGCTGATTTTCTCAGCAGCAGAGGCGGCAGCGGTGCGGGATGAGGCATTGGCCACATGGCAAAACGCGCTCAGCCAGTAA
- the aroC gene encoding chorismate synthase encodes MSMNSFGHLFRVTTWGESHGPALGATVDGCPPGIAVDAAAIQHWLDRRKPGQNKYTTQRREADEVEILSGVYEGHTTGTPIQLMIRNTDQRSKDYGDIAEKFRPGHADITYWQKYGIRDPRGGGRSSARETAARVAAGGIARLALGALAPDLRMTGYMVQMGPHAIDRAAFDLAQVEQNPFWVPDAKAADDWADYLDGLRKSGDSVGAVIEVRASGLPAGLGAPIYAKLDTDLAAAMMSINAVKGVEIGDGMAAAALTGSANADEIHMGANGPEYSSNHAGGILGGISTGQDVIVRFAVKPTSSILTPRATITKAGEPAEIITKGRHDPCVGIRAVPVGEAMMACVLLDHILLQRGQIGGNVGETRGNIG; translated from the coding sequence ATGAGCATGAATTCTTTCGGTCACCTTTTCCGCGTCACCACTTGGGGCGAAAGCCACGGTCCGGCCTTGGGGGCGACAGTCGATGGCTGCCCTCCGGGGATTGCTGTCGATGCTGCCGCCATTCAGCACTGGCTGGATCGCCGCAAACCGGGCCAGAACAAATACACCACCCAACGGCGCGAAGCTGATGAGGTGGAGATTCTGTCTGGCGTGTACGAAGGCCACACCACCGGCACGCCGATCCAGTTGATGATCCGCAACACCGACCAGCGGTCGAAGGATTATGGCGACATCGCAGAAAAGTTCCGCCCCGGACACGCCGACATCACCTATTGGCAGAAGTACGGCATCCGCGACCCTCGGGGCGGTGGCCGTTCCAGCGCGCGGGAAACCGCGGCGCGGGTGGCAGCGGGCGGCATCGCCCGGTTGGCGCTTGGGGCGCTGGCGCCTGACCTGCGGATGACCGGCTATATGGTGCAGATGGGCCCCCACGCGATTGATCGCGCCGCCTTTGATCTTGCTCAGGTTGAACAGAACCCGTTCTGGGTGCCCGACGCAAAAGCCGCCGATGATTGGGCCGACTACCTTGATGGCCTGCGCAAATCCGGCGACAGCGTCGGCGCGGTGATCGAGGTTCGGGCCAGCGGCCTTCCTGCCGGGCTTGGAGCGCCGATCTATGCCAAGCTGGACACCGACCTTGCCGCCGCGATGATGTCGATCAACGCCGTGAAAGGCGTTGAGATCGGCGATGGCATGGCCGCCGCTGCCCTGACCGGATCTGCCAATGCCGACGAGATCCACATGGGCGCCAATGGCCCCGAATATTCCAGCAACCACGCGGGCGGCATCCTTGGCGGGATTTCTACCGGTCAAGACGTGATCGTGCGGTTTGCGGTAAAGCCCACGTCCTCGATCCTCACGCCGCGTGCAACGATCACTAAGGCAGGAGAGCCGGCCGAGATCATCACCAAGGGCCGTCACGACCCTTGCGTGGGTATCCGCGCCGTGCCCGTCGGTGAGGCGATGATGGCCTGCGTCCTACTGGACCATATTTTGCTTCAACGAGGGCAAATTGGTGGCAACGTGGGCGAGACCCGAGGCAACATCGGGTAG
- a CDS encoding DMT family transporter — translation MDVRAVLMGLTFALIWSSAFTSARIIVEAAPPLYSLSARFLVSGVIGISIALALGQRFNLTRNQWRAVIIFGLCQNAIYLGLNFVAMQTIEASLAAIIASTMPLLVALANWTIFKDRLPALGILGMVAGFAGVAIIMAQRFSGGADPYGIALCLIGAVALAAATLTVKSASSEGGNLLMIVGLQMIVGSAALLLPAMAFETLTVDWTRPFILAFIYTTLMPGLAATLIWFLLVGRIGATRAATYHFLNPVFGVAIAFAFLSEQLSWTDALGVAIIAGGILAVQRSRIKG, via the coding sequence ATGGACGTGCGCGCGGTACTTATGGGGCTAACATTCGCCCTGATTTGGTCATCAGCTTTTACCTCTGCCCGCATCATCGTAGAGGCCGCGCCGCCGCTCTATTCGCTATCTGCACGGTTCCTTGTTTCCGGGGTGATCGGCATCAGCATTGCGCTTGCTTTGGGCCAACGCTTCAACCTGACCCGCAACCAATGGCGGGCGGTCATCATCTTCGGCCTGTGTCAGAATGCGATCTATCTGGGCCTAAACTTTGTGGCCATGCAAACGATTGAGGCGTCCCTTGCGGCGATCATCGCCTCGACCATGCCGCTGCTGGTGGCCCTCGCAAACTGGACGATCTTCAAAGATCGCCTTCCCGCCTTGGGTATCCTTGGGATGGTGGCAGGCTTTGCCGGGGTTGCCATCATCATGGCGCAACGCTTTAGCGGCGGTGCGGACCCTTATGGCATTGCCCTTTGCCTGATCGGCGCAGTGGCGCTGGCGGCCGCGACGCTGACGGTAAAAAGCGCCTCGTCCGAAGGGGGCAATCTGCTGATGATCGTGGGGCTGCAAATGATCGTGGGCTCGGCCGCACTTCTGCTACCCGCCATGGCATTCGAGACGTTAACCGTAGATTGGACCCGTCCCTTCATCCTAGCCTTCATCTATACCACGCTGATGCCCGGCCTTGCGGCGACACTGATCTGGTTCTTGTTGGTGGGGCGGATCGGCGCGACGCGGGCAGCGACGTATCACTTTCTGAACCCCGTCTTCGGCGTCGCCATCGCCTTTGCCTTCCTGTCCGAGCAGCTTAGCTGGACCGACGCCCTTGGCGTGGCCATCATCGCGGGGGGCATCTTGGCGGTGCAACGATCCCGTATCAAAGGCTAA
- a CDS encoding HU family DNA-binding protein — protein MATKPMTKTQLVAALAEEMGGDKKAAGAALDAVTSVITKEVANGGAVTLPGIGKVYCRERPERMVRNPATGEQIKKEADKQVKVTIAKALKDSVNG, from the coding sequence ATGGCAACTAAACCCATGACTAAGACACAACTCGTTGCCGCACTGGCCGAGGAAATGGGCGGCGACAAGAAAGCCGCTGGTGCAGCACTCGACGCAGTAACGTCCGTGATCACCAAAGAAGTGGCAAACGGCGGCGCCGTGACCCTTCCTGGCATCGGCAAAGTATACTGCCGTGAGCGTCCAGAGCGCATGGTTCGCAACCCCGCCACGGGCGAGCAGATCAAAAAAGAGGCCGACAAGCAGGTGAAAGTCACCATCGCCAAGGCGCTGAAAGATTCCGTGAACGGCTAA
- a CDS encoding AMP nucleosidase, with product MTTHPPLHIETPDHGEPQAYADAAAAVAQVQALYNEATRFLCDHFTETLSKGATEGTRFRAYYPEIRLRTTSFAAVDSRLSFGHVSEPGTYATTITRPDLFENYLTQQIDLLLKNHGVSIYVGPSMTPMPVHFAVAQDTSITVPQEGAGNFVLRDVFDVPDLATTNDDIVNGFGFTFEDGAWPLAPFTAQRIDYSLARLAHYTATDPSHFQNHVLFTNYQFYVDEFEAYARAQLDDPDSGYTSFVATGNTIITDAKTPIAQPAKMPQMPTYHLVREDGSGITLVNIGVGPSNAKTATDHIAVLRPHAWLMVGHCAGLRNSQSLGDFVLAHAYLREDKVLDDDLPIWVPVPALAEIQVALETAVADVTALEGFELKRIMRTGTVASFDNRNWELRDQSGPVQRLSQSRAVALDMESATIAANGFRFRVPYGTLLCVSDKPLHGELKLPGMASDFYKDQVARHLQIGIRAMEHLRDMPLARLHSRKLRSFQETAFL from the coding sequence ATGACAACCCACCCTCCGCTCCATATTGAAACCCCTGACCATGGGGAGCCTCAGGCCTACGCCGATGCCGCCGCAGCCGTGGCGCAGGTGCAGGCGCTGTATAATGAAGCCACGCGCTTTCTGTGTGACCACTTTACCGAGACGCTTAGTAAGGGCGCGACTGAGGGCACGCGGTTTCGGGCCTATTACCCCGAGATCCGCCTGCGCACGACATCCTTTGCCGCCGTCGATAGCCGCCTGTCCTTTGGCCATGTGTCCGAGCCCGGCACCTATGCCACGACAATCACCCGCCCCGATCTGTTCGAGAATTACCTGACCCAACAGATTGACCTGCTGCTGAAGAACCATGGCGTCAGCATCTATGTCGGCCCATCCATGACGCCGATGCCTGTCCACTTTGCCGTGGCGCAAGATACTTCGATCACCGTGCCGCAAGAAGGGGCGGGCAACTTCGTTCTGCGCGATGTCTTTGATGTGCCCGATCTGGCCACGACCAACGACGATATCGTCAACGGGTTCGGCTTCACCTTTGAAGACGGCGCTTGGCCATTGGCGCCCTTCACGGCGCAGCGCATCGACTATTCCCTTGCGCGGTTGGCCCATTACACCGCCACCGACCCCAGCCACTTCCAGAACCACGTTCTGTTCACCAACTACCAGTTCTACGTGGACGAGTTCGAGGCCTACGCCCGTGCGCAGCTGGATGACCCCGACAGCGGCTACACCAGCTTTGTCGCCACCGGGAACACGATCATCACCGACGCGAAAACACCCATCGCACAGCCCGCGAAGATGCCGCAGATGCCGACCTATCATCTGGTGCGCGAAGACGGCTCGGGGATTACCTTGGTCAACATTGGCGTCGGCCCGTCGAACGCGAAAACGGCGACGGACCACATCGCGGTGCTGCGCCCCCATGCGTGGCTGATGGTGGGCCATTGCGCGGGCCTTCGCAATTCCCAGAGCTTGGGGGATTTCGTGCTCGCCCATGCATATCTGCGCGAAGATAAAGTGCTGGATGATGATCTGCCGATCTGGGTGCCTGTCCCGGCCCTTGCCGAAATTCAGGTGGCGCTGGAAACCGCAGTGGCTGACGTGACCGCGCTGGAAGGGTTCGAGCTGAAGCGCATCATGCGCACCGGCACGGTCGCCAGCTTTGACAACCGCAACTGGGAACTGCGCGATCAATCGGGTCCAGTGCAGCGCCTGTCGCAATCGCGCGCCGTCGCCTTGGATATGGAAAGCGCCACGATTGCAGCCAATGGCTTCCGCTTCCGCGTCCCCTACGGCACGCTTTTGTGTGTGTCCGACAAGCCCCTGCACGGAGAGCTGAAGCTGCCCGGCATGGCCTCGGACTTCTACAAAGACCAAGTCGCCCGGCATTTGCAGATCGGAATTCGCGCCATGGAACACCTGCGAGACATGCCTTTGGCGCGTCTTCACAGCCGGAAATTACGCTCTTTTCAGGAGACGGCGTTCCTCTGA
- a CDS encoding adenine deaminase yields MEHTPFPSWQDVASDLVAVAAGRAAADLVLRDTRVVLVQTREVMDGWQVAIKHGRFAYVGPDASHCIGEDTTVEELSGRYLIPGLCDGHMHIESGMLTPAEFSRAVIPHGTTSMFTDPHEIANVFGLRGVRLMHDEALMQPINVFTQMPSCAPSAPGLETTGFEIGPDDVTAAMQWPGIVGLGEMMNFPGVINGSQQMLAEIAATQAAGKTVGGHYASPDLGPAFHAYVAGGPADEHEGTCEKDAVARMRQGMRSMIRLGSAWYDIESQITAITERGLDPRNMIICTDDCFAKTLVEDGHMNRAVRHAIDCGCDPLIALQMATINTATHFGLEREIGQIAPGRRADMIVTSDLNTLPIDAVYGRGVKVAEGGTCLADCPHLDWPEDTRQSVNLGKTLTAVDFEIRADGDQVTANVIGVVENQAPTKALQLDLPVRKGIVEPAQSEKGGVAQISLVERHRATGQVTNAFVSGFGYGPGMAMASTVAHDSHHMIVVGTDREMMAKAAMRLGEVGGGVTLWQDGEEKALVELPIAGLMSDRPAAEVAANVTELVDAMTAAGCTLNNAYMQHSLLALVVIPELRISDLGLVDVRTFQLTDVIVK; encoded by the coding sequence ATGGAACATACCCCCTTTCCCTCTTGGCAAGACGTCGCAAGCGACCTCGTTGCCGTCGCCGCTGGCCGTGCTGCCGCTGATCTGGTCCTTCGCGACACCCGTGTCGTTCTCGTCCAAACCCGTGAGGTCATGGACGGTTGGCAAGTCGCCATTAAGCACGGGCGCTTCGCCTATGTCGGTCCCGACGCCAGCCATTGCATCGGCGAGGACACGACAGTGGAGGAGCTGTCTGGCCGCTACCTGATCCCCGGCCTCTGTGACGGACACATGCACATCGAATCAGGGATGCTGACCCCGGCTGAATTCTCCCGTGCCGTCATTCCCCACGGCACCACGTCGATGTTCACCGACCCCCATGAAATCGCCAACGTCTTCGGCCTGCGTGGTGTGCGCCTGATGCATGACGAAGCGCTGATGCAGCCGATTAACGTGTTCACTCAGATGCCCTCCTGTGCGCCTTCCGCGCCGGGGTTGGAGACCACCGGGTTTGAGATCGGCCCAGATGATGTCACCGCGGCCATGCAATGGCCCGGCATCGTTGGACTGGGCGAGATGATGAACTTCCCCGGCGTCATCAACGGCTCGCAACAAATGCTGGCAGAGATCGCCGCCACCCAAGCGGCGGGCAAGACCGTGGGCGGGCATTATGCCTCTCCTGATCTCGGCCCCGCCTTCCACGCCTATGTCGCCGGCGGCCCAGCCGATGAACATGAGGGCACCTGTGAAAAAGACGCCGTGGCCCGGATGCGCCAGGGGATGCGGTCGATGATCCGCCTTGGCTCGGCCTGGTATGATATTGAGTCCCAAATCACCGCCATCACCGAGCGCGGCCTTGATCCGCGCAACATGATCATCTGCACCGACGATTGCTTTGCCAAAACGCTGGTGGAAGACGGCCACATGAACCGTGCCGTGCGGCACGCGATCGACTGTGGTTGTGACCCGCTGATCGCGCTGCAAATGGCGACGATCAACACCGCCACCCACTTCGGCCTAGAGCGCGAGATCGGCCAGATCGCGCCGGGCCGCCGTGCCGATATGATCGTGACCAGTGATCTGAACACCCTACCCATCGACGCCGTTTATGGGCGCGGTGTGAAAGTGGCCGAGGGCGGCACATGCCTTGCCGATTGCCCGCATCTCGACTGGCCCGAAGATACGCGCCAATCGGTCAACCTTGGCAAAACCCTGACGGCGGTGGACTTTGAAATCCGCGCAGACGGCGACCAAGTCACCGCCAACGTCATTGGGGTGGTCGAAAACCAAGCCCCCACCAAGGCGCTGCAACTGGACCTTCCCGTGCGCAAAGGCATCGTCGAGCCTGCCCAATCTGAAAAAGGCGGCGTCGCCCAAATCTCGCTTGTGGAGCGCCACCGGGCCACGGGCCAAGTCACCAACGCCTTTGTCAGCGGTTTCGGTTACGGGCCCGGAATGGCGATGGCCTCTACCGTGGCGCACGATAGTCACCATATGATTGTTGTCGGCACCGACCGCGAGATGATGGCGAAAGCCGCCATGCGCCTGGGTGAGGTCGGCGGCGGCGTTACCCTATGGCAGGACGGTGAAGAAAAGGCGCTGGTGGAATTGCCCATTGCGGGCCTGATGTCCGACCGCCCCGCCGCCGAGGTGGCGGCCAATGTCACCGAGCTTGTCGATGCCATGACGGCCGCAGGCTGCACTTTGAACAACGCCTATATGCAGCACTCCCTTCTGGCCCTTGTAGTGATCCCTGAACTGCGGATTTCCGACCTTGGCCTTGTGGACGTGCGCACCTTCCAACTTACCGATGTCATCGTAAAGTGA
- a CDS encoding HAD family hydrolase translates to MRIAMWSGPRNLSTAMLYAFGNRADCVAVDEPFYAAYLAQSGVEHPMQDAILSSQPTDPAEVVKALSTPAKPVQYLKVMAHHMLPAFPLDWAEDCANVHLLRHPARVIASYAVKNDVAITLDDIGFAQAERIHAALPGPIVDSADIRTNPEAMLRTLCAAINLPFDPAMLSWSKGPKSYDGAWAPHWYDAVHKSTGFAAAEGPLPEVAPRHQDLLAEALPIYDSMYARRLRP, encoded by the coding sequence ATGCGTATCGCCATGTGGTCCGGCCCGCGAAACCTATCAACGGCGATGCTTTACGCCTTTGGCAATCGGGCTGATTGCGTTGCAGTGGATGAACCCTTCTACGCCGCCTATTTGGCGCAATCGGGCGTGGAACATCCGATGCAGGACGCCATCCTCTCCAGCCAACCCACCGACCCTGCCGAGGTGGTTAAGGCCCTCTCAACCCCGGCCAAGCCGGTGCAATACCTCAAGGTCATGGCCCACCACATGCTGCCCGCGTTCCCGCTGGATTGGGCCGAGGACTGCGCCAACGTCCACCTTCTGCGTCACCCGGCCCGAGTGATCGCCAGCTACGCCGTCAAAAACGACGTCGCCATCACGCTGGACGATATCGGCTTTGCTCAGGCAGAACGCATCCACGCGGCCCTTCCCGGCCCCATCGTCGACAGTGCCGATATCCGTACCAACCCCGAGGCCATGCTGCGCACGCTATGCGCCGCCATCAACCTGCCCTTCGACCCCGCCATGCTTTCCTGGTCCAAAGGCCCCAAATCCTACGACGGTGCCTGGGCCCCCCATTGGTACGACGCCGTCCATAAATCCACGGGCTTCGCGGCAGCAGAGGGTCCATTACCCGAGGTCGCACCACGTCACCAAGACCTGCTGGCAGAGGCGCTGCCGATCTATGACTCTATGTATGCGCGCCGCCTGCGGCCATGA
- the msrA gene encoding peptide-methionine (S)-S-oxide reductase MsrA: MPRSPIHDSIKPVALALAILAGAVLHGGRAHAEDIRTTVVAGGCFWCVESDFEGVNGVIEVVSGFSGGSVANPSYREVVSGGTGHLEVAQITYDADVLPYAGLLRLFLRSIDPLDAGGQFCDRGHSYTTAIFVDNAQERDIARGAVMEAEGSLGQSIVTPILDAAPFYAAEDYHQDYYRSEALVLTRFGPRRKSVAYELYRAACGRDQRVLDVWGSEAAFAAAHLN; encoded by the coding sequence ATGCCCAGAAGCCCAATCCACGATAGCATCAAGCCCGTCGCCTTGGCCCTTGCGATCCTTGCGGGGGCGGTTTTGCACGGCGGTCGCGCCCATGCCGAAGATATCCGCACCACGGTTGTGGCGGGAGGGTGCTTTTGGTGTGTCGAAAGCGATTTTGAGGGTGTGAACGGCGTGATCGAGGTTGTGTCCGGTTTCTCGGGCGGCAGCGTGGCGAACCCGTCGTATCGTGAAGTGGTGAGCGGCGGCACGGGCCATCTGGAGGTCGCGCAGATCACCTATGACGCCGATGTGTTGCCCTATGCGGGGCTGTTGCGGTTGTTCCTACGCTCCATTGATCCGCTGGACGCGGGCGGGCAGTTCTGCGACCGGGGCCACAGTTATACGACCGCGATTTTCGTAGATAACGCGCAGGAGCGGGATATCGCCCGTGGCGCGGTCATGGAGGCCGAGGGCAGTCTGGGCCAAAGCATCGTGACCCCGATCCTTGACGCCGCGCCGTTCTACGCGGCGGAGGATTACCATCAGGATTACTACCGCTCGGAAGCCTTGGTTCTGACGCGTTTTGGTCCGCGCCGGAAGTCGGTGGCGTATGAGCTGTATCGCGCCGCCTGCGGGCGCGATCAGCGGGTGCTGGATGTCTGGGGATCAGAAGCGGCCTTTGCGGCGGCGCATCTGAATTGA
- a CDS encoding YggT family protein, translating into MTSLFQILLLLIGVVKFIVIAHIIMSWLINFGVLNMHQPIVAQIWDGLNRLLQPIYDPIRRFLPNMGGLDLAPLVVILGLYALEIILRNNVAFFL; encoded by the coding sequence ATGACCTCTTTGTTTCAGATCCTGCTGCTTTTGATCGGCGTCGTGAAATTCATCGTGATCGCCCATATCATCATGTCTTGGCTGATTAACTTCGGCGTATTGAACATGCACCAACCCATCGTGGCGCAGATTTGGGACGGGCTGAACCGCCTGCTGCAACCGATCTACGACCCGATCCGGCGCTTCCTGCCGAACATGGGCGGGCTTGATCTTGCGCCTCTGGTGGTGATCCTCGGGCTCTATGCGCTAGAGATCATTCTGCGCAATAACGTAGCCTTCTTCCTGTAG